A region of the Thermoplasmata archaeon genome:
TCCGGGGGATGGCGGTCGCCGACTACGCGCGGCTGACGGGACTGGCGCTGACCGTCGCCCGCGACCCGTTCGCCACCATGCAGAGCCGCTGGCCGCTGGGGGCGGCGAGCGGCTGGCTACGGGCGCTCTCGCTCGAGCTCGCGCGGATCGCCGCCGACCTGCGACTGCTCTCGAGCGGGCCCGAGACCGGACTCGACGAGATACGGCTGCCGGAGATCCAGCCCGGCTCCTCGATCATGCCCGCGAAGGTGAACCCGACGGCGGCCGAATGCCTGACGATGGTCGCCTTCCACGTGGTCGGGGCGGACGCCGCCACCGCGCTCGCGGTGCAGGCCGGCCAGCTCGAGATCAACGTCATGATGCCGCTCGCCGCCTTCGAGGTGCTGTTCGCCGCGGAGATCCTCGCACGGTACCTGCCGGTGTTCGCCCGTGGCTGCGTGGACGGCATCACCGCGAACCCCACCCGCCTCGAGAGCTACCTGATGCGCTCGAGCGCGCTCGCGACCGTCCTGACGCCCCGCCTCGGCTACCTCAAGGTCGCCGAGCTCCTGCACGAGGCCGAGCGGACGGGGCGACCGGTCCGCGAGCTCCTGGTGGAGCGGCAGCTCCTGTCCGCGGACGAGGCGGAGGCGCTCCTCGGCCCGGCGGCGCTCCTCAAGCTGACGCAACCGGTACCGTGAGCCCCGGCCCCCGGGCGCATCGTTAAGACCATCGCGCACCGTCGACCCCGCCGCACCATGGCGACGTTCGAGGAGGCGGCGGTCGCCCTCGGCAACCAGTCATCGGAGGAGTTCCGGCGCGCCGCCGACGTCCTCGGCAAGGTCGGGCTCACCCAGTACGAGGCCCGCGCCTACATCGCGCTGGTCGCGCGGGGCGTGGGGGACGCCGCGAGCCTCGCCACGGCTGCCGGAATCCCGCGGACGAGCGCCTACAAGGTCCTCGAGTCGCTCGCGGCGAAGGGCTACGCCCAGCCGACCGGCGGCAAACCGATCCTCTTCCGGCCGGCACCGCCGCTCGACGTGGCCGACCAGCTCAAGGGCGCCATCCAGGAGGTGTTCGAGAAGCTCGCCCACCTCCACCGCGTCGTTGCCGAGCACGGCGAGCCCCAGCTCGTCTACCTCCTGAGCGGCCACGACAAGGTCCTTTCGAAGATCGGCGAGCTCCTCGACCAGTCGAACCAGACGTTCATCCTCACGACGCCGCAGGTCGCCGAGGTCCGCGACGAGCTCGGCAAGAAGCTCCAGCACGCGGTCAAGCGCGGGGTCCGCGTGACGTTCGTCACGTCGCCGCTCCAGCGAGTGCCCGAGGGCGTCGAGTACGTCGCCCGGGAGAACCTGCTGGCCACCGAGGTCCTCGCCGACGGCGCCCACGCGCTCCTCGCCGCGCCCGGGCTCGAGGCCTGCGGGTTCACCGACAATCCGATCCTCACGGCGCACCTCAAGCAGTTCCTCGAGGTCATCCTCGAGGCGGCTCCCGCGCGCGCCGCGCCCTAGGACCGAGCCGTTGGCGGCCGACGCGCGCGGCGGCCCGCGGCGGCCCCCGATCGAGCGGGTCCGCGAGCGGCTGCGGGCGAGCGAGGGAGAGGCGGTCGCCGCCGCCGTTCCCCGGGGCTACCAGCGGCTGGGACGCGTGCTGCTCCTCCGCCTTCCCGGGACCCTGCGACCGCACTTCGCCGCGATCGGGCGCGCCTGGCAGGCCGAGCTGGGCGTCGAAGCGGTCCTCAGCCAGGTCGGGCCGGTCTCGGGGGAGCTACGCGAACCGGCGGTCGAGCGGATCGCGGGCGGCTCGACCGAGACGGAGGTCCGGGAGCACGGGGCGCGCTGGCGCTTCGATGCGGCGCGCCTGATGTTCGCGGCCGGCAACCGGTTCGAGCGGCGGCGCGCGGCGGAGCTCGTTGGGCCGGGCGAGCACGTCGTCGACCTGTTCGCGGGCATCGGGTACTTCTCGATCCCGATCGCCCGGGCGGTCCCGAGCGCACGGGTCCTGGCCGTCGAGAAGAACCCGGTCGCCTTCCGCTACCTGACGGAGAACGTGGCGCGCAACGGGGTCGCCGAGCGCGTCGCGTGCGTCCTCGGCGACAACCGACGGGCCGCGCTGCCCGCCGCCGCGGCCGACCGGGTGTTCCTGGGCTACCTGCCCGACGCGACCCCGTGGCTCGACCGCGCGATCCAGCTCCTGCGTCCGGCCGGGGGATGGGTGCACGTGCACACCGTCGTCGACGCGCGCGGCGCGATCGACTCGGCGATCGCTCGGGTGGCGGCCGCGACCGCCGACCTCGGGGCCGCGCTCCCGCGCCGGCCCGTCGCGCGCGCGGTGAAGCCCTACGGTCCGGGGCGCACCCACGTGGTGGTCGACGCGCGGCTCGCGCCGGCCTAATGCGTCGGGGTCGGGAGGCGGGGCGCGAGCGCGTCGACCACGGCCGGGAACGCGCGGACGAAGCGGTCGATGTCGCTCGTCGGGTTCGAGAAGGAGATCCGGACGAACTTCGCTCCGTGCGCCGGCGACAGGTAGTCGCCCGCCCGGACGAAGACGCCGTGACGCTCGAGCAGCTCGCGCTGGATCGCCTTCGGGGCGAGCCCGCGTGCCGAGACGTCGGCGACCATCATGTTCGCCTGCGAGGGGTAGACGAGGACCCGCATGCCGGGCACGGCCTCGACGCAGGCCCGAACGCGAGCCCCGTTCTCGCGCGTCTGGCGCCGGACCTCGCCGATCCAGTGCGACTTCGTGCGGAGCCCGGCGAGCGCGGCGACCTGGGCGAGGATGTTCACGCCGAGGTCGTTCGTGTTGAACCGCGCGATCGTCCGGACGAGCTCGGCGCGCGCGAGGAACCCTCCGATCCGAAGGCCGGCGAGCCCGCAGTTCTTCGAGACGGACCAGACGGTGATCGTCTCCTCCGGCGCGAACTGGGCGGCGAGCGTCGGTCCCTCGGCGAAGTCGCGGTAGGTCACGTCGTTCAGGAGGAAGAGGTGGCGGTCGTGGGCGATCTCGGCGATCGCGCGCACCTCCTCGCGCGGGTAGCCCGAGCCGAGGGGATTCAGCGGATCGATCAATAGGATCATCCGGGTCCGGGGCCCGATCGCCTCGGCGACCCGTTCGGCGTTGAGTCGGAACGGGGGAGCGTAGATGTCCAGGTTGCGGGTCCGCGCGCCGGAGAGCTCGATGAACTTGTGGATGATGAGGTAGCTCGGGTCCGAGGCGATGACCTCGTCCCCGGGGGCGAGGAGCGCGCGGGCGGTCATGTAGAGCGACTCGGTGCCGCCCGCGGTCAGGAACGGGCTCAGGCCGGCGAGGCCGAGATCGGCGGCCGCGAGCTCGAGCAGCTCGGGGTCGCCGGGCCCGTAGGGGTAGCCCTCGTAGCGGCGCTCGCGGATCGCCTCTTCGAGCGCCCCCCGCACGATGTCGGGCGGGACGAGATGGTTGGTGTTCTGGCTCATCCAGGCGATCTCACGGCGGTGCGCATCGGCGTACCGGAACGCGTCGAACGGCGTAGGGGATCCCTCGCACCCCCGGGGGCGCGGGTGGGTTAATGGCTTTCGGAGGGTGCGGCGCGGCCCGCCTCCGCGAGGAACGCGGTGACGATCCCCATCGACTGCTCCCGGGCCGCGACCCGGGAGAACCCCGCCCGCCCGAGCGCGGCGACGAGTTCGACGCGCGGCGGCAACCGGCGGAGCGACTCGGGCAGGTAGCGGTACGGGCCCGCGCTGTCGACCGCGGCCCCGAGCCAGGGCACGACATGGTCGAAGTAGGCGTGGAAGATCGAGCCGAACATCGGCGAGGGGGGCTCGGTGATCTCCAGCGAGAGCAGGACCCCGCCCGGCCGCAGCACCCGGCGCATCTCCCCGAACGCCGCCGGTAGATCGACCAGGTTGCGCACGAGGAAGGCGTTCGTCACGAGGTCGAACGACGCGTCGCCGAAGGGCAGACGCTGCGCGGTGCCGCGGCCGTAGGCGACGGCGCGGGTCCGATGCGCGCGCGGTGTGAGGCGGACGGCGACGCGGAGCATCGCGGCCGTGAAGTCGACCCCGACCACGCTCGCCCCGGGGAAGTGGCGGGCCGCGAGCCGGGTCAGCTCGCCGGTGCCGCAGCCGAGGTCGAGGATGCGCTCCATCCGGCCCGGGGCGCGGAATCGGTCGAGGTCCCACAGCGCGCGGGGGCGCCAGAGCAGATCCCCGCCGAGCGACGCGACGTGATCGAACCACTGGTAGCCGGCGGCGATGTGGGTGAACATGCGGCGCACGTCCCGCTCGAAACTGGGGTCGACGGGGTCGGGGTGCGGCGAGCCGTCCGGCCCGCTCCGGGCGGGCGACTCGGGGCGCGCCACGATCGCGCCGAGCGGCGGGACCGCCTTAAGCGGACGGGTCGGGCGAGCGCGAGAGCTCCACGTCGAGCCGGGCGACCCGTCCGGCGAGGTCGCTGCGCTGGCGGTCGACGCCGCTCGCGCGGGCGGCGGCGAGATGGGCCCGGGCGCTCGCGTCGTCGCCGCGGGCGTGGTCGAGGTGCGCGAGGCGGAACAGCATCTCGCCGACGTCCGGCTCTGCGCCGAGCTCGCGCGCCTGGCGGAGCGCGTCCTCGAAGTAGCGCTGCGCGCGGTCCCAGTCCCGCTCCGCCTCCGCGAGCAGGCCGTGGACGAGCGCGATCTGCTCGGGAGCAAGGCGGTCGCCGAGCGGCAGCAGCAGGCTCTCCGCGCGCTCGAGGGCCGGGCGGGCCCGGTCCGGCTGGCCGAGCTCCGCGCGCATCTGGGCGAGGTTGAGGTAGCAGTAGCCGATCCAGATCGGCGACTTGGAGCGCTCGGCGGCCTCGATCGCGCGGTCGAGGCCCTCGAGCGCTTCCTCCGAACGGCCGGTCGAGTAGAGGAGGACGGCACGGTTCATCAGCACGCGCGCCCGCGCGCTCAGGTCCTGGCCGCTCCCGAAGAGCTCCGCGGCCCGTTCGTACATCGTGAGCGCCTCGCCGAAGCGCTCGGTCTCCCCGAGCAGCAGCGCGTTTGCCACGTCGATCAGGGCGTGGCCCTGCTCGATCGACGTTCCTTCGCGCTCGGCGAGTTCGAGCGCGAGCCGAAGGTGCTCCTCGGCCGGGGCGATCTGACCGAGCCGCCAGTTGACGATGCCCAAGACCCGGTGCGCGGTCATCAGCTCGCGGGGCGAGCCGCGGGCCTCGAGCCGGCCGTACGCCTCGCGTGCCAGCGCCTCGGCGCTCGCGAACTCGCTCTGGTCCTGACGCGTCTGGGCGAGCGCCAGCAGGACCCGCCCGAGCTCCGCGTCCAGCTCGGGCGAGCGCCGCGCGAGCGCCACGGCCTCGCTGAGCGCCGTTTCCGACCGGCGCAGATCGCCGAGCTCGTCGAAGGCGCGCCCGAGCTCGGTGAGCAGATGGACCTCGCGCGCAAGGGCGCGGTCGGGCCGCCGGCGCTCCGCCTCGAGCGCCCGCTCCAGGTACGGCACCGCGCTCTCGAAGGCGAAGGCCCGCATCGCGCTCACGGCCGCGCGGGCGTTGTACTCGGCGGCCTTCGCGTCGTCCCGGCCGAGGTAGAACTGCCGGGCGAGCTCGAAGTCGGTCGCCAGGTGTCGTTCCTCGAGCGCGCGCGCCACGCGCCGGTGCAGGATCCGCCGTCGCGTCTGGGTCAGCTCGGCGTAGACGCCCGCCCGCAGGCCTTCGGTCGTGAACTCGAGGGTCTCGGCGTCGCGCTCGCGCAGCTCGCCGTCCTGCACGAGCCGGTCGACGACCTCGGTCAGCCGCTCCTCGTCCATCTCGCCGATCGCCTGCAGGGTCCCGATCGCGAACTCGCGGCCGAGCAGGCTCGCGTAGGTGAGCGTCCGCCGCTCCACCTCGCTCAGGCGCCGCGCCCGGGCGAGCAGGAGCTGATTGAGGTCCGCCGAGCCGTCGGTCGGCGTCGCGGGCGCGCGCGCGCCGAGGCCCGAGGAGGAGCGCACGAGCTGCTCGACGAACAGGGGGTTCCCCTCCGTCTGGGCGTGCCAGCGCAGCACGTCCGCCGGGTCGGGCGCGAGCCCGCGCCGGACCCAGCGCGCGAACTCGGCGACGTCGGCGGTGGAGAGCCGACCGAGCGGCACGGTCCGCACGACGCTGGAGCGGGTGAGCGACTCGAGCGCCTCGCGCACCTGGCTCGGGATGCGGCTGCCGGCCGCGACGGTCGCCACCAGGGCGATGCGCCGGTCGGAGATCGTCGCGACGAAGCGCGCGAGGAACTCGAGCGAGGATGGGTCGGCGAAGTGCAGGTCGTCGATGGCGAGCAGCAGGGGTTCGTCCCGCGCGAGATCGGTGAGGTACTGGGTGATGCGCGCGAACAGTTCGTTCCGGCTGGTCCCGAGCCACTC
Encoded here:
- a CDS encoding ubiquinone/menaquinone biosynthesis methyltransferase, giving the protein MARPESPARSGPDGSPHPDPVDPSFERDVRRMFTHIAAGYQWFDHVASLGGDLLWRPRALWDLDRFRAPGRMERILDLGCGTGELTRLAARHFPGASVVGVDFTAAMLRVAVRLTPRAHRTRAVAYGRGTAQRLPFGDASFDLVTNAFLVRNLVDLPAAFGEMRRVLRPGGVLLSLEITEPPSPMFGSIFHAYFDHVVPWLGAAVDSAGPYRYLPESLRRLPPRVELVAALGRAGFSRVAAREQSMGIVTAFLAEAGRAAPSESH
- a CDS encoding methyltransferase domain-containing protein, coding for MAADARGGPRRPPIERVRERLRASEGEAVAAAVPRGYQRLGRVLLLRLPGTLRPHFAAIGRAWQAELGVEAVLSQVGPVSGELREPAVERIAGGSTETEVREHGARWRFDAARLMFAAGNRFERRRAAELVGPGEHVVDLFAGIGYFSIPIARAVPSARVLAVEKNPVAFRYLTENVARNGVAERVACVLGDNRRAALPAAAADRVFLGYLPDATPWLDRAIQLLRPAGGWVHVHTVVDARGAIDSAIARVAAATADLGAALPRRPVARAVKPYGPGRTHVVVDARLAPA
- a CDS encoding tetratricopeptide repeat protein is translated as MPGAGSLRAGAVPPIFGRSDVLAEIDRTLERARSGAGDALLISGDDGAGKSLFVRASVARAREHGFRSLTGRALPEEIPQPFSLVRDLVRPLAPSAEHSAGAADPVLPIFLVPYGTNGASAPYGSVEAGEPATEAEGLDAVLAPLDSPGEWLGTSRNELFARITQYLTDLARDEPLLLAIDDLHFADPSSLEFLARFVATISDRRIALVATVAAGSRIPSQVREALESLTRSSVVRTVPLGRLSTADVAEFARWVRRGLAPDPADVLRWHAQTEGNPLFVEQLVRSSSGLGARAPATPTDGSADLNQLLLARARRLSEVERRTLTYASLLGREFAIGTLQAIGEMDEERLTEVVDRLVQDGELRERDAETLEFTTEGLRAGVYAELTQTRRRILHRRVARALEERHLATDFELARQFYLGRDDAKAAEYNARAAVSAMRAFAFESAVPYLERALEAERRRPDRALAREVHLLTELGRAFDELGDLRRSETALSEAVALARRSPELDAELGRVLLALAQTRQDQSEFASAEALAREAYGRLEARGSPRELMTAHRVLGIVNWRLGQIAPAEEHLRLALELAEREGTSIEQGHALIDVANALLLGETERFGEALTMYERAAELFGSGQDLSARARVLMNRAVLLYSTGRSEEALEGLDRAIEAAERSKSPIWIGYCYLNLAQMRAELGQPDRARPALERAESLLLPLGDRLAPEQIALVHGLLAEAERDWDRAQRYFEDALRQARELGAEPDVGEMLFRLAHLDHARGDDASARAHLAAARASGVDRQRSDLAGRVARLDVELSRSPDPSA
- a CDS encoding helix-turn-helix domain-containing protein; this translates as MATFEEAAVALGNQSSEEFRRAADVLGKVGLTQYEARAYIALVARGVGDAASLATAAGIPRTSAYKVLESLAAKGYAQPTGGKPILFRPAPPLDVADQLKGAIQEVFEKLAHLHRVVAEHGEPQLVYLLSGHDKVLSKIGELLDQSNQTFILTTPQVAEVRDELGKKLQHAVKRGVRVTFVTSPLQRVPEGVEYVARENLLATEVLADGAHALLAAPGLEACGFTDNPILTAHLKQFLEVILEAAPARAAP